Genomic DNA from Bacteroidota bacterium:
AGAAAGGGCGGTTGCTAAATTCAAACTGCAATTCGGTTTCCTTATGAGCCACATGAAATAATATAACTTCATGTTTCATAAAACGCAAATGTTGCAAGGCTCCAAATAGTTCTTCCATATTATTGGGGTCTTCCATCATATCGCTAAATATAACCACCAGCGAACGTTTGTGCATGGTCTCGGCAAGTTGGTGCAGCGAATGGGCTATGTTTGAGTGGACATGCTCGGGCTGTGCGGCTAATACTTCATCAAGTTTGTTAAATATAATTTGTTGGTGCGACAAGGTAGAACGGGCAGGAGTGGTATATTTTACCCCATCATTAATTAGCGATACACTAAAGGCATCGCGTTGCTTGCGTAGCATATAGGTAATAGCAGCGGCAGCATATACCGAGAATTTGATTTTGTTCAACGTGTTTTGCGGGTAATACATACTGCTGGAAGTATCAATCACCAAATGGCATCGAAGGTTTGTTTCATCCTCGTATCGTTTTACAAATAATTTGTCGCTGCGGCCCAATAGTTTCCAATCAATATGGCGTGTGCTTTCGCCAGGATTATATACACGGTGCTCGCTAAACTCAACCGAGAAACCATGGAAGGGGCTTTTGTGCAAGCCTGTAATGAAACCCTCTACCACTTGGCGGGCAAGCAGTTCCATGTTCTTATATTGTTCCAGTTCTTCTATTTTTATATGTGCTGCCATTTGTTTTTTGTAGTTGATTTTGTTTCGGTATAGCGAATTAAAACTGAAAAAGTTCCTCGGCCTAGTTGCAGTGCAAATATATATAATTAACAGAAACTTTATAAAATCTATTTGCGGCATCCATATAAATCCTTTTATTTCGCATTAAAATATAACAACACATGAAAAAATTCATATTGGGTACAATGGTCATATTGGCCACGGTGTTTGCCTCCAACACTTTTAAGCCTGCATCTATAGCACCCGCAGCTCTTTCCGAAGGAAGCATTACCTTTACCACAGAAGTGAAAGCCGATAGTGGGAGCGAAATGGAGCAGCAGGCACAAATGATGGATGGCATGGAAATGAAAATGAAATTCAAAGGTAAAAAGTTTAGGATGGATATAAATATGGCCATGTTCAAAACTAGTATCATCACCCCCGATGGCGAAGAAATAATTACACTAGTAAACGGAATGGGACAAAAAATGGCTATTAAAGGTAGTAAAAAAG
This window encodes:
- a CDS encoding DUF58 domain-containing protein codes for the protein MAAHIKIEELEQYKNMELLARQVVEGFITGLHKSPFHGFSVEFSEHRVYNPGESTRHIDWKLLGRSDKLFVKRYEDETNLRCHLVIDTSSSMYYPQNTLNKIKFSVYAAAAITYMLRKQRDAFSVSLINDGVKYTTPARSTLSHQQIIFNKLDEVLAAQPEHVHSNIAHSLHQLAETMHKRSLVVIFSDMMEDPNNMEELFGALQHLRFMKHEVILFHVAHKETELQFEFSNRPFLFEDIETGETLKIMPTQVKEHYLQQMTDFKTALMETCRKYKVEYNEAFVSDDFNQVLLPFFVKRAGLK